ACTCCAACGTGCAGAGCCGTATTCAATGCCTTTGCGGTATTTCTTCGCGTTCTTGCCCTTGATGTAGACGGCAAGCCGGACGATTACCGCGCCCGCAAGCCCGATCAACAGGTCGGCGGGGTGAACACTCGGAAAGGCATTTGAAAAAGCGGCGGAAAAACCGTCCCCGATAGACAGGAGCTTTGCGCTCATATCCGCGCCGGGGGCAAGGCGCACCGCCTGTCCGATTTTATCAAAGAGATACACAAAGAGCAGATACGGGGCGTTGAGGATAAGCAGTTTCTTGATTTCCGGCTTCATAGCTCAATCCCCCTATCCTTGTGTTTTGTCTTTTGGCGGTTTGCGTTGAGCTGCTTTGCCGCTTCCTTAAAGGACGCTAACGCTTTGAGGATAGAGGGCTTTTGCTCCCGTGAGAGCTTCTTTGCGGAAAACTCCCTAAATGCTTCGGTCATCACGTCAATATCCTTGCCCCGAAAGGAAACAAGGTAGGTCGGCGGCTTGCCGTTCTCTATCCGCTTGACGTTATAATCAAGCCCGTTTTTCTTTGCGATAGCGTCAAAGGCTTTGATATTCGCGTCGGTGATCTCAATATTCGTTACCTTTTCGCCCGGTTTCATAAGCTGCCGCATAGTGATTTTCCCATGCGGGGCTTTAGAAAGCTGCTGCTTGCCTTTGGCTAAAACCGCTTTCATGGCTTTTTGCAGCACTTCGGCGGTCAGCTTTGAGGTCTTAATGGATAGGGCAACAACTTTCTCGTTTACTTCATCTTGCATTTACCGTCCTCCTTTCGATGATTTTTAGGGTGGTACGCCGCTTTGCGGCATAAAAACAGGGCGTCCGTTCTTCACGTCGCCCCGCTTAAATCCGTACCCGCAGACCGTTCAAGTCCTCGGCGCGGACACCCACAAGATACCAATTTTCTCCGTACTCAATGCGGGTCGGTTTCCATTTGCCGCCCGCGAACACCTCCATGCACTCGCCACAATGCAAGCCGCCGTAGTAGTCGGCAAGGTCAAAGCGAATGTCGTAGCGGTCGGCGGTTTCATCAAAAATCAAAGCTCCCTGTTTCATAAAGCGTCCTCCTTTGGTTTTACAGGCTTTCGCCCTCGTTGCATGAATAATAGTCCGGGTCGCCAAACTTCGGCTTTCTCGGCGCAAGTGCGCCGCTCGCCATATCGTGAGCGACAAGGGAAGTGTAGTAGTTGCCGATAGTGGACGGAGCATTGAACAGCACCGCCCGTAAATACTGCTTAATGTTGCGGATTTTGGTTGTGTTCTCCTGCATACAGTCAAGGACAAAACGGATATGCTCGCTGTCCAGCTTCATAAACTTTGCCTTGACAAGCTCCGCCGGGTAATCGTCCCCGGCAATACGGATTGTCTTTCTCCGGGTGCAGACCGTTTCCAGCATGAGATCGACGATTTCATCTAACCTGTCATAATCGTAGGGCATATTCTGTTTGAGAATGTCGTACTCGATATTGTCCTTGATGATTTCCTCGTAAATCTCAAATGCGCTCTGTGCTGCCGCTTCCTTTCGCTTCCATTCCTGCGGCTCTGCCGCGTCGTCCCCCAAAGGAGAGGGGTTAGGGGAAAGGATAGGAATGGAATGGGTATTTGATAAATCCGTATTTGATTTTTCTTTTTTTGGTAAGTCAGTTCTTTGTTCTTCTTTATTTATTTGCGTTGGATTATCCGACGTCGGGTTTTCCGTTGTCGGATTTTCCAATACCGGCTTATCCGTTGTTGGATTTTCCAATATCGGGTTTTCCAATGACGGGGGCTGCGGCTGCTCGTAAATGGTGTACTCGATTGCCGCCATTTTGCCTTTTTCGTCCCGGCCCTGCCGCCTTGTGATATATCCGGCTTTTTCAAGCTCCCATACGGCGGTGCGGATCGCGTCGATACTTTCCCGATTGATATGGGACAGCCCCGCAAGGGTGTAATCCCAATCTTCCGGCAAGGACAACATCTGCGACAAAAGCCCCTTTGCCTTTAAGGAAAGCTCCTTGTTGCGTAGGTGGTGGTTGCTCATTACGGTGTAGCCCCTGCTTTTCTCCACGCGGAAAACTGCCATAGCTTCATCACTCCTTTGCTGTGGATTTGTTACGCAGTAGAACAGCGATTTTGAGGGTTTAGGGATAAAGCCCTTACCGCGTGAGAAACGCGCCCGCAAAGCCGCTTGTATCAAGGCTTTTTCTGCCCCTACTGCGTAACATGAGGGCATAAAAAAACGGCGTTCCTTTTCTCACGTTGTGGGATTGAAGAAACGCCGCTCATTTGCCGCTATTCTATTTCTGCGATATAGTCTTTGATAATCTCCCCAAAATCTGCCGTAAAGGAGAAAATGAAGTATTCCAGCACGGCAGGGTCAGCTCCCATAGGCTCGGCTTCCTCGGAAAACTGTAAACCCATAAGCCCATACAGCATTTTGATAATCTTAAAGAGCTTTCCCCTGTCGGCGGGGGTGTTCATCGAAACAAGAATGTCCGTAAGGCGGTTAATGGTTTCCATGTCGCCGTCTGTCGTTACCCATACCATTTCTGCGAATGGCTGCGTGATTGCTCCGGCGACAAGGTTTATCTTATCCTTGCTGATCTCGCCGGACGAGAGTATAATACCCTTATCTAAAAGAATGTTATTATTCATGTGTCCTCCTTGTTCTGAATGGTGCCCGTGGTGCCCAAATGGTGCCCGGACGGGAAAAATGAAGTTGTAAGGTTATGCGGACACAAATAACAAGATACGAAAAAATCCCATTTTTACAGGCTTGCAGGAGGGATTTTATACGGACTTGTGCGGAGATATAAGGGGTTTTATCCGCTTCACGCCCCTCGAAATGCGGTTGTCCTCTTTGGGCACGTGGGTTCGAATCCCACCGTCTCCGCTCTGTAAGAACCGGGGTTCTGATGTCACATGGATCAGGACCCTGGTTTTGTTTTCCTGCAACAGGTTGATTGTGCCCCCTGGTAAGATGTGATAAAGTGAACATATAAGAAACTGCGAAAGGAGGGGATTCTGTGTATTACAAAGATTTCAAGGGAAACAAGATCTCTTCACTTGGCCTTGGCAGCCTGCGGCTGCCCGCCGTTTCAGGGGATCCCAATAAGATTGACCGGGAGGCGGCCAATAAGGTCATCCACCAGGC
This window of the Massilistercora timonensis genome carries:
- a CDS encoding DUF6017 domain-containing protein — translated: MAVFRVEKSRGYTVMSNHHLRNKELSLKAKGLLSQMLSLPEDWDYTLAGLSHINRESIDAIRTAVWELEKAGYITRRQGRDEKGKMAAIEYTIYEQPQPPSLENPILENPTTDKPVLENPTTENPTSDNPTQINKEEQRTDLPKKEKSNTDLSNTHSIPILSPNPSPLGDDAAEPQEWKRKEAAAQSAFEIYEEIIKDNIEYDILKQNMPYDYDRLDEIVDLMLETVCTRRKTIRIAGDDYPAELVKAKFMKLDSEHIRFVLDCMQENTTKIRNIKQYLRAVLFNAPSTIGNYYTSLVAHDMASGALAPRKPKFGDPDYYSCNEGESL
- a CDS encoding DUF5348 domain-containing protein, translated to MKQGALIFDETADRYDIRFDLADYYGGLHCGECMEVFAGGKWKPTRIEYGENWYLVGVRAEDLNGLRVRI
- a CDS encoding PcfB family protein, translated to MQDEVNEKVVALSIKTSKLTAEVLQKAMKAVLAKGKQQLSKAPHGKITMRQLMKPGEKVTNIEITDANIKAFDAIAKKNGLDYNVKRIENGKPPTYLVSFRGKDIDVMTEAFREFSAKKLSREQKPSILKALASFKEAAKQLNANRQKTKHKDRGIEL